A window from Balaenoptera musculus isolate JJ_BM4_2016_0621 chromosome 8, mBalMus1.pri.v3, whole genome shotgun sequence encodes these proteins:
- the LOC118899188 gene encoding pregnancy-associated glycoprotein 2-like isoform X1 codes for MSGAGIPAGRSCPPTSFTGRPRWIWTSVHPEDLTHSTPLSICIMPGCSDALSLIEHSLVDGHYRIPLTKIKTMRETLREKNLLTNFLEKNTDGRSQNVARDPKLSLHPLRNYLDLAYVGNITIGTPPQQFKVLFDTGSGDLWVPSVYCYSPPCRTHKVFNPHLSTTFRLPGQPVDLIYGSGRVVGVLGCDTVRIGNLVDVVQPFALIRSQFGMQHAPFDGILGLGYPSLAIRGTTPIFDNLKRRGLISQPVFAFYLSTRKENGSMVMFGGLDHSYHKGEIQWIPVSRPHYWQITMNRITMNGLNLGCFRGCQAIVDTGTSLLVGPSRMITIIRRLIGARPVGHEYAVSCRYVSRLPTIVFTINGNNYPVPPEAYIRKSLRGLCLSSFAGGTENMSRSETWILGDVFLRLYFSVYDRGNNRVGLAPAV; via the exons ATGTCCGGAGCAGGAATTCCAGCAGGAAGATCGTGCCCTCCAACAAGTTTTACCGGAAGACCCAGGTGGATCTGGACCTCTG taCACCCTGAAGATCTCACGCATTCCACGCCTCTCTCCATCTGCATTATGCCCGGTTGTTCGGATGCCCTGTCCCTTATTGAACACTCCCTCGTGGATGGTCACTACAG GATCCCTCTAACAAAGATCAAGACCATGCGAGAAACCCTCAGGGAAAAAAACTTGCTGACAAACTTCCTGGAGAAGAACACTGACGGCAGGTCCCAGAATGTCGCTCGTGACCCGAAATTGTCTCTTCATCCCCTGAGGAACTACCTGGAT CTAGCCTATGTCGGCAACATCACCATTGGAACGCCCCCTCAGCAGTTCAAGGTCCTCTTTGACACCGGCTCAGGTGACCTGTGGGTGCCCTCCGTCTACTGCTACAGTCCCCCCTGCC GTACACACAAGGTCTTCAACCCTCACTTGTCCACCACCTTCCGGCTCCCGGGCCAGCCCGTCGACCTCATCTACGGCTCCGGGAGGGTGGTTGGAGTTCTTGGCTGTGACACTGTTCGG ATCGGGAACCTTGTTGACGTAGTCCAGCCATTTGCCCTGATCCGGTCACAGTTTGGGATGCAGCATGCACCCTTCGATGGCATCCTGGGCTTGGGCTACCCCAGCCTCGCCATCCGAGGGACCACCCCCATCTTCGACAACCTGAAGAGACGAGGCCTCATTTCTCAGCCTGTCTTTGCCTTCTACTTGAGCAC cCGGAAGGAGAATGGCAGCATGGTGATGTTTGGCGGGCTGGACCACAGCTACCACAAAGGAGAGATCCAGTGGATACCAGTGTCCCGACCCCACTACTGGCAGATAACCATGAACCG CATCACCATGAACGGGTTGAATCTTGGTTGTTTCCGCGGCTGCCAGGCCATTGTGGATACCGGGACCTCGTTGCTAGTTGGCCCAAGTAGAATGATCACCATCATCCGGAGGCTCATTGGCGCCAGGCCTGTCGGTCACGAG TATGCGGTTTCATGTAGATATGTGTCTCGCCTGCCTACTATCGTCTTCACCATCAACGGCAACAACTACCCAGTGCCCCCTGAAGCCTACATCAGAAAG AGCCTTCGGGGCCTCTGCCTCAGCAGCTTTGCAGGGGGCACAGAGAACATGAGCCGGTCGGAGACCTGGATCCTGGGCGACGTCTTCCTGAGGCTGTATTTCTCGGTTTACGATCGGGGAAACAACAGGGTTGGCCTGGCTCCCGCAGTGTAA
- the LOC118899188 gene encoding pregnancy-associated glycoprotein 2-like isoform X2, with the protein MPGCSDALSLIEHSLVDGHYRIPLTKIKTMRETLREKNLLTNFLEKNTDGRSQNVARDPKLSLHPLRNYLDLAYVGNITIGTPPQQFKVLFDTGSGDLWVPSVYCYSPPCRTHKVFNPHLSTTFRLPGQPVDLIYGSGRVVGVLGCDTVRIGNLVDVVQPFALIRSQFGMQHAPFDGILGLGYPSLAIRGTTPIFDNLKRRGLISQPVFAFYLSTRKENGSMVMFGGLDHSYHKGEIQWIPVSRPHYWQITMNRITMNGLNLGCFRGCQAIVDTGTSLLVGPSRMITIIRRLIGARPVGHEYAVSCRYVSRLPTIVFTINGNNYPVPPEAYIRKSLRGLCLSSFAGGTENMSRSETWILGDVFLRLYFSVYDRGNNRVGLAPAV; encoded by the exons ATGCCCGGTTGTTCGGATGCCCTGTCCCTTATTGAACACTCCCTCGTGGATGGTCACTACAG GATCCCTCTAACAAAGATCAAGACCATGCGAGAAACCCTCAGGGAAAAAAACTTGCTGACAAACTTCCTGGAGAAGAACACTGACGGCAGGTCCCAGAATGTCGCTCGTGACCCGAAATTGTCTCTTCATCCCCTGAGGAACTACCTGGAT CTAGCCTATGTCGGCAACATCACCATTGGAACGCCCCCTCAGCAGTTCAAGGTCCTCTTTGACACCGGCTCAGGTGACCTGTGGGTGCCCTCCGTCTACTGCTACAGTCCCCCCTGCC GTACACACAAGGTCTTCAACCCTCACTTGTCCACCACCTTCCGGCTCCCGGGCCAGCCCGTCGACCTCATCTACGGCTCCGGGAGGGTGGTTGGAGTTCTTGGCTGTGACACTGTTCGG ATCGGGAACCTTGTTGACGTAGTCCAGCCATTTGCCCTGATCCGGTCACAGTTTGGGATGCAGCATGCACCCTTCGATGGCATCCTGGGCTTGGGCTACCCCAGCCTCGCCATCCGAGGGACCACCCCCATCTTCGACAACCTGAAGAGACGAGGCCTCATTTCTCAGCCTGTCTTTGCCTTCTACTTGAGCAC cCGGAAGGAGAATGGCAGCATGGTGATGTTTGGCGGGCTGGACCACAGCTACCACAAAGGAGAGATCCAGTGGATACCAGTGTCCCGACCCCACTACTGGCAGATAACCATGAACCG CATCACCATGAACGGGTTGAATCTTGGTTGTTTCCGCGGCTGCCAGGCCATTGTGGATACCGGGACCTCGTTGCTAGTTGGCCCAAGTAGAATGATCACCATCATCCGGAGGCTCATTGGCGCCAGGCCTGTCGGTCACGAG TATGCGGTTTCATGTAGATATGTGTCTCGCCTGCCTACTATCGTCTTCACCATCAACGGCAACAACTACCCAGTGCCCCCTGAAGCCTACATCAGAAAG AGCCTTCGGGGCCTCTGCCTCAGCAGCTTTGCAGGGGGCACAGAGAACATGAGCCGGTCGGAGACCTGGATCCTGGGCGACGTCTTCCTGAGGCTGTATTTCTCGGTTTACGATCGGGGAAACAACAGGGTTGGCCTGGCTCCCGCAGTGTAA
- the LOC118899262 gene encoding pregnancy-associated glycoprotein 2-like gives MKWLGILGLVALSECLVMIPLTKIKTMRETLREKNLLTNFLEKNNDDRSQNVAHDPKLFLHPLRNYLDLAYVGSITIGTPPQQFKVIFDTGSADLWVPSTYCDSVPCHKHKVFNPHLSTTFRLSGRPVDLTFGSGRMVGFLGYDTVRIGKLVDVVQPFGLSKSQFGLEDAPFDGVLGLGYRSLAIRGTTPVFDNLKRRGLISQPVFAFYLSTRKENGSMVMFGGLDPSYHKGELQWIPVSQPHYWQITMNRITMNGVVFGCLHGCQAILDTGTSLLVGPSRMITTIQMRIGASPVGHEYAVSCRYVTRLPTIIFTINGNNYPVPPEAYIRKNLQGVCLSSFAGGTENMSRSETWILGDVFLRLYFSVYDRGNNRVGLAPAV, from the exons ATGAAGTGGCTTGGGATCCTTGGGCTGGTGGCCCTCTCAGAGTGCCTAGTCAT GATCCCTCTAACAAAGATCAAGACCATGCGAGAAACCCTCAGGGAAAAAAACTTGCTGACAAACTTCCTGGAGAAGAACAATGACGACAGATCCCAGAATGTCGCTCATGACCCGAAATTGTTTCTTCATCCCCTGAGGAACTACCTGGAT CTAGCCTATGTCGGCAGCATCACCATTGGAACGCCCCCTCAGCAGTTCAAGGTCATCTTTGACACCGGCTCAGCTGACTTGTGGGTGCCCTCCACCTACTGCGACAGTGTCCCCTGCC ATAAACACAAGGTCTTCAACCCTCACTTGTCCACCACCTTCCGGCTCTCAGGCCGGCCCGTCGACCTCACCTTCGGCTCTGGGAGAATGGTTGGATTTCTTGGCTACGACACTGTTCGG ATCGGGAAACTTGTCGATGTGGTCCAGCCGTTTGGCCTGAGTAAGTCGCAGTTTGGGTTGGAGGATGCACCCTTCGATGGCGTCCTGGGCTTGGGCTACCGCAGCCTCGCCATCCGAGGGACCACCCCCGTCTTTGACAACCTGAAGAGACGAGGCCTCATTTCTCAGCCTGTCTTTGCCTTCTACTTGAGCAC cCGGAAGGAGAATGGCAGCATGGTGATGTTTGGCGGGCTGGACCCCAGCTACCACAAAGGAGAGCTCCAGTGGATACCAGTGTCCCAACCCCACTACTGGCAGATAACCATGAACCG CATCACCATGAACGGTGTGGTTTTTGGTTGTCTCCACGGCTGCCAGGCCATTTTGGATACCGGGACCTCGTTGCTAGTTGGCCCAAGTAGAATGATCACCACCATCCAGATGCGCATCGGCGCCAGCCCTGTCGGTCACGAG TATGCGGTTTCATGTAGATATGTGACTCGCCTGCCTACTATCATCTTCACCATCAACGGCAACAACTACCCAGTGCCCCCTGAAGCCTACATCAGAAAG AACCTTCAGGGCGTCTGCCTCAGCAGCTTTGCAGGGGGCACAGAGAACATGAGCCGGTCGGAGACCTGGATCCTGGGCGACGTCTTCCTGAGGCTGTATTTCTCGGTTTATGATCGGGGAAACAACAGGGTTGGCCTGGCTCCCGCAGTGTAA